A window of the Arachis duranensis cultivar V14167 chromosome 5, aradu.V14167.gnm2.J7QH, whole genome shotgun sequence genome harbors these coding sequences:
- the LOC107489707 gene encoding secoisolariciresinol dehydrogenase-like, protein FATYVHCDVTKEDDVENAVNIAISKYQKLDIIVAIDDAKPSILDNDVADFERVLSVNITGPLLGIKHAARVMIPAKKGSIVNIGSVSSSVGGVATHAYTSSKHGLIGLTKNAAAELGKFGIRVNCLSPYFVANNAGIRGFFKLDDEGCSNVYSNLKGIRLLEEDVAQAALYLASDESKYISGHNPAIDGSFTTINPMFGLFSQS, encoded by the coding sequence TTCGCAACCTATGTACATTGTGATGTGACAAAAGAAGATGATGTTGAAAATGCAGTTAACATAGCAATATCAAAGTATCAAAAACTAGACATAATTGTAGCAATAGATGATGCTAAGCCTAGCATTCTTGACAATGACGTGGCGGATTTCGAGCGCGTTCTTAGTGTCAACATTACAGGGCCTTTATTGGGAATCAAGCATGCAGCTAGAGTGATGATCCCAGCCAAAAAGGGTAGTATTGTAAATATAGGGAGTGTAAGTTCAAGCGTTGGAGGAGTTGCAACTCATGCGTATACAAGTTCCAAACATGGCTTGATTGGACTCACAAAGAATGCAGCTGCTGAGCTTGGAAAATTCGGCATAAGAGTGAATTGCTTGTCACCTTACTTCGTTGCTAACAATGCTGGAATTAGAGGTTTCTTCAAACTTGATGATGAAGGGTGTTCAAATGTTTATTCCAATCTTAAAGGGATTCGTTTGCTGGAAGAAGATGTAGCACAAGCTGCACTCTATTTGGCTAGTGATGAGTCCAAATACATCAGTGGTCATAATCCAGCTATTGATGGTAGTTTTACAACTATTAATCCAATGTTCGGTTTGTTTTCGCAATCTTAA
- the LOC107489703 gene encoding probable 3-hydroxyisobutyryl-CoA hydrolase 2, with the protein MVCLIDGVAMGGGATLSMNATFRIITENAIFAMPEVHIGNFQDAGASYFLSRLPGYFGEYLGLTGTRLKGAEMLACGLATHFIPSMRLQSLENALQAVTSSNVSTIATLIETFANKAYARKNSSFMRLEIINKCFSKETVEDIIHTLENELLENGTEKWITDALSSMRSASPISLKITLKLIRKSRIQNIEECLYRDYNIASHVIRGTVSYDLFEGSRAKLFDKDNKPKWEPSKLELVSEEMVDQCFKSVNHDEWERLQLPDRSNNSQSITSCKL; encoded by the exons ATG GTGTGTCTGATTGATGGAGTGGCCATGGGAGGAGGAGCAACTCTGTCCATGAACGCAACCTTTAGGATTATCACTGAAAATGCT ATATTTGCTATGCCAGAGGTACATATAGGAAATTTTCAGGATGCCGGTGCAAGTTACTTCCTTTCTAGGCTTCCTGGTTATTTCG GGGAATACTTGGGGTTAACTGGCACACGTTTGAAGGGAGCAGAAATGCTAGCATGTGGTTTAGCCACTCATTTCATCCCTTCAATG AGGCTACAATCTTTGGAAAATGCCCTGCAAGCTGTTACTTCTTCAAATGTATCAACTATTGCCACGTTAATAGAAACTTTTGCTAACAAAGCATATGCAAGAAAAAACAGCTCTTTTATGAG ATTGGAGATTATAAACAAATGTTTTTCCAAAGAAACTGTGGAAGATATAATCCATACTTTG gaaaatgaattattagaaaatggAACAGAAAAGTGGATAACAGATGCATTAAGCTCAATGCGTTCAGCAAGTCCTATAAGTCTCAAAATAACTCTTAAATTA ATAAGAAAAAGTCGAATACAAAATATCGAAGAATGTCTTTATCGGGATTATAATATTGCCAGCCATGTCATTAGAGGAACCGTTAGTTATGATCTCTTTGAG GGTTCAAGAGCAAAGCTCTTTGACAAGGACAACAAGCCCAAG TGGGAGCCTTCAAAACTTGAGTTAGTTAGTGAAGAAATGGTGGATCAGTGCTTCAAAAGTGTCAACCATGATGAATGGGAGCGTCTGCAACTTCCAGATAGATCCAATAATTCCCAATCCATAACAAGCTGCAAATTATAG